Proteins from a single region of Chloroflexota bacterium:
- a CDS encoding YjbQ family protein produces the protein MVLNPLPLPPIDSGAGFACWSESIELVTTTAPEFIDLTERVEDIVARSPVTEGLAVVFSRHTTAAITLNELEPLLLEDMAEFLDRLAPKSHPYRHNDFDIRTVNMTPDESPNGHSHCLQLALGSSQTIPIRDGRMVLGQWQRIFMVELDRSRPREAVVQTFGLTLPSHHAPVGLRRNGSRTRAREA, from the coding sequence ATGGTGTTGAATCCGTTGCCCCTGCCGCCTATCGATTCTGGCGCGGGCTTCGCCTGCTGGTCCGAATCGATTGAGTTGGTAACGACGACCGCGCCGGAGTTCATCGACCTGACAGAGCGGGTCGAGGACATCGTCGCTCGGTCGCCGGTGACGGAAGGCCTCGCCGTGGTCTTCTCGCGACACACTACCGCTGCGATTACGCTGAACGAGCTTGAGCCGCTCCTGCTCGAGGATATGGCCGAGTTTCTGGACCGGCTGGCGCCGAAGTCGCATCCGTACCGCCACAACGACTTCGACATTCGCACCGTGAACATGACCCCGGACGAGAGCCCGAACGGGCACTCGCACTGCCTGCAGCTGGCCCTCGGGTCGAGCCAGACGATTCCGATCCGCGATGGTCGGATGGTGCTCGGCCAGTGGCAGCGGATCTTCATGGTCGAGCTGGATCGCTCGCGGCCCCGTGAGGCCGTGGTGCAGACCTTCGGCCTGACGCTGCCGAGCCACCACGCACCCGTCGGGCTGCGCCGCAACGGCTCGCGGACCCGCGCGCGCGAGGCGTAG
- a CDS encoding (2Fe-2S)-binding protein, whose translation MNVAVTVTVNGKTYQSEVEPRLLLVHYLRDVLGLTGTHVGCDTSQCGACTVIMNGAAVKSCTILAVQADGADLQTIEGLANGSELHPIQKGFWEEHGLQCGFCTPGMIMTSVDLLKNNPAPSEEEIRRGIEGNLCRCTGYQNIVKAIQYAAKEMAG comes from the coding sequence ATGAACGTTGCCGTCACCGTCACGGTCAACGGTAAGACCTACCAGAGCGAGGTCGAGCCTCGCCTGCTGCTTGTCCACTACCTGCGCGACGTACTCGGGCTGACCGGCACACACGTCGGATGCGACACCAGCCAGTGCGGCGCGTGCACAGTCATCATGAACGGCGCGGCCGTGAAATCGTGCACCATCCTGGCCGTGCAGGCAGACGGCGCTGACCTCCAGACCATCGAAGGTCTGGCGAACGGCAGCGAGCTGCACCCGATCCAGAAGGGCTTCTGGGAAGAGCACGGCCTCCAGTGCGGGTTCTGCACGCCGGGCATGATCATGACCAGCGTCGACCTGCTGAAGAACAACCCGGCCCCCTCCGAGGAGGAGATCCGGCGCGGCATCGAGGGCAACCTCTGCCGCTGCACGGGCTACCAGAACATCGTCAAGGCGATCCAGTACGCCGCCAAGGAGATGGCCGGCTAA
- a CDS encoding xanthine dehydrogenase family protein subunit M — protein sequence MYPAQFDYVAPESLDEAIKLLAESGGDAKILAGGHSLLPAMKLRLAQPAKIIDLRKVPGLNEIRVDANGTTIGAMVTHADVARSPEVQRALPALAEAAALVGDLQVRNRGTLGGSLAHADPAGDPPAPFLALDGSVFVKGPNGERTIPGGEFFLDILTTALAEDEIVTAVTFPTLASGTGTAYVKFDHPASHYALTGVAAAVKLAADGTVGSVKVGVTGVGPKAYRATAVEEALAGKGADAIAAAAEHAADGIDCNDDIHASAEYRAHLAKVFTRRALQAAFSRASS from the coding sequence ATGTATCCCGCGCAATTTGACTACGTGGCCCCGGAGTCGCTGGACGAGGCGATCAAGCTGCTGGCCGAGAGCGGCGGCGACGCCAAGATCCTGGCGGGCGGCCACAGCCTGCTGCCGGCCATGAAGCTGCGGCTGGCCCAGCCGGCCAAGATCATCGATCTGCGGAAGGTGCCCGGTCTCAACGAGATCAGGGTCGATGCGAACGGCACGACCATCGGTGCGATGGTCACCCATGCCGACGTGGCCCGCTCGCCCGAGGTGCAGCGCGCGCTGCCGGCACTGGCCGAGGCGGCGGCGCTGGTGGGCGATCTCCAGGTGCGGAACCGTGGTACCCTCGGCGGCAGCCTCGCGCATGCCGACCCGGCCGGTGACCCGCCCGCGCCGTTCCTGGCGCTCGACGGCTCGGTGTTCGTCAAGGGGCCGAATGGCGAGCGGACGATCCCCGGGGGCGAGTTCTTCCTCGACATCCTGACGACGGCCCTCGCCGAGGACGAGATCGTCACGGCGGTCACGTTCCCCACCCTGGCCTCGGGGACGGGCACGGCCTACGTCAAGTTCGACCATCCGGCCTCGCACTACGCGTTGACGGGCGTCGCGGCGGCGGTCAAGCTGGCTGCCGATGGCACGGTCGGGAGCGTCAAGGTCGGCGTGACCGGCGTCGGCCCGAAGGCGTACCGCGCGACGGCCGTCGAGGAGGCCCTGGCGGGCAAGGGCGCCGACGCGATCGCCGCCGCCGCCGAGCACGCCGCCGACGGCATCGACTGCAACGACGACATCCATGCGTCCGCCGAGTACCGCGCGCACCTTGCCAAGGTGTTCACGCGGCGGGCGCTGCAGGCGGCGTTCTCGCGCGCCAGCAGCTGA
- a CDS encoding 30S ribosomal protein S20, translating to MANTKSAEKMIRVAEKKRLRNRAVKSAVKTFIRKAERSIVATADEAQSLVVLAISRLDKAASKGVLHKRNAARRKSRLMKKLNVAAAAS from the coding sequence GTGGCGAATACGAAGTCTGCCGAGAAGATGATCCGCGTTGCCGAGAAGAAGCGGCTCCGGAACCGCGCGGTGAAGTCGGCAGTGAAGACGTTCATCCGCAAGGCCGAGCGCAGCATTGTGGCCACCGCCGACGAGGCACAGTCGCTGGTCGTGCTCGCGATCAGCAGGCTGGACAAGGCTGCGTCGAAGGGCGTCCTGCACAAGCGGAACGCCGCCCGCCGCAAGTCGCGCCTGATGAAGAAGCTGAACGTGGCGGCTGCCGCCAGCTAA
- a CDS encoding response regulator, with the protein MIDSGARPGGGQPASAEQMLDARTQPLPHLAMRGQGAANRIAVLLERAMTLAGAADGVVVVADDAGQLTVRHAHGLADAADDVGATVLADIPFGLTVRAASLGESVPPRQSETPSERPAATTSPPGATDSHCMVLWLPLDASGRLFGGIRLGFAEFQSLEPSRLQRLGLMADHVALALEVEQLARESAARGAEVERVSAELAQVDRLKGEFLSMISHELRTPLTAIIGYTDLLLREIHGPLNERQALHQGAVKKAAHRLLALINDLLDVNRLESGQIVLHLEAISLHDAVRRATTDVTEAAERRGVGLRLNLPAGLVVVTADPERLHQILLNLLDNALKFTPKDGTVTVHVDRHGKTATVSVIDTGIGVQQEQLDRVWNRFHQADSSSRRHYGGTGLGLAIVRHLVERHGGCVAVSSPGSGQGSTFAFTLPVAPAAERPTPDADPASDGAGVAARHHDADRKTVLIVDDEPDNREVVRSIIEDVLGLATITADNGLAALDRAQDGPDLILLDLRMPGLSGFEVARRLKAAPATAAIPILAITALNEHNDLDAARAAGCLGCITKPFTNEALAQEISNALATVGAGDDR; encoded by the coding sequence GTGATCGACTCCGGGGCGCGGCCGGGCGGAGGCCAGCCGGCCAGCGCCGAGCAGATGCTCGACGCGCGCACCCAGCCGCTGCCCCACTTGGCCATGCGCGGGCAGGGAGCCGCGAATCGCATCGCGGTCCTTCTCGAACGGGCGATGACGCTGGCAGGGGCCGCCGATGGGGTGGTGGTCGTGGCCGACGATGCTGGTCAGCTCACGGTGCGCCACGCGCACGGACTGGCCGACGCGGCGGATGATGTCGGCGCGACGGTGCTGGCCGACATTCCTTTCGGTCTGACCGTTCGAGCCGCCAGCCTCGGCGAGAGCGTCCCGCCTCGGCAGAGCGAGACGCCGTCGGAGCGACCGGCCGCCACGACCTCGCCGCCGGGGGCGACCGATTCCCACTGTATGGTGCTGTGGCTGCCCCTCGACGCCTCTGGCCGTCTGTTCGGCGGGATTCGCCTCGGGTTTGCCGAGTTCCAGTCGCTGGAACCGTCCCGTCTCCAGCGGCTCGGCCTGATGGCGGACCACGTAGCGCTGGCGCTCGAAGTGGAGCAGCTCGCGCGTGAGAGCGCGGCGCGCGGGGCTGAGGTTGAGCGCGTCAGCGCCGAGCTTGCACAGGTGGACCGCCTCAAGGGCGAGTTTCTCTCGATGATCAGCCACGAGCTGCGGACGCCGCTCACGGCCATTATTGGCTACACCGACCTGCTCCTACGGGAGATCCACGGGCCGCTCAACGAGCGACAGGCCCTACACCAGGGGGCCGTCAAGAAAGCGGCGCACCGGCTGCTGGCGCTCATCAACGACTTGCTGGACGTGAACCGCCTCGAAAGCGGTCAGATCGTGCTGCACCTGGAGGCGATCTCGTTGCACGACGCCGTGCGGCGCGCCACGACGGATGTCACCGAGGCCGCCGAGCGGCGGGGCGTCGGACTGCGTCTGAACCTGCCGGCCGGGCTCGTGGTCGTCACTGCCGACCCCGAGCGCCTGCACCAGATCCTGCTCAACCTGCTCGACAACGCCTTGAAGTTCACGCCGAAGGATGGCACCGTAACGGTCCACGTTGACCGGCACGGCAAGACGGCCACGGTCTCCGTCATCGACACGGGCATCGGCGTGCAGCAGGAGCAGCTCGACCGGGTCTGGAACCGGTTCCACCAGGCGGACTCCAGCTCGCGGCGGCACTATGGCGGGACCGGTCTCGGGCTGGCCATCGTGCGCCACCTGGTAGAACGGCACGGGGGCTGCGTCGCCGTGAGCAGCCCCGGGTCAGGCCAGGGCAGCACCTTCGCCTTCACGCTGCCAGTCGCACCGGCTGCCGAACGGCCGACGCCAGACGCCGATCCGGCCAGCGATGGGGCCGGCGTCGCGGCGCGCCACCACGATGCCGACCGCAAGACGGTCCTGATCGTCGACGACGAGCCAGACAATCGCGAGGTGGTCCGCTCGATCATCGAAGATGTTCTGGGACTGGCCACCATCACCGCCGACAACGGTCTGGCGGCGCTCGACCGTGCCCAGGACGGCCCGGACCTGATTCTGCTCGACCTCCGGATGCCCGGGCTGAGCGGCTTCGAGGTGGCCCGCCGCCTCAAGGCTGCCCCCGCAACCGCTGCCATCCCGATCCTGGCCATCACCGCCCTCAACGAGCACAACGACCTCGATGCGGCGCGGGCGGCCGGTTGCCTTGGGTGTATTACCAAGCCATTCACCAACGAGGCGCTGGCACAGGAGATCTCGAACGCCCTCGCGACGGTTGGCGCGGGTGACGACCGCTGA
- a CDS encoding glycosyltransferase family 39 protein produces MTTADRATPQGVPSAAAPEPVRTRPAGWAATLSCDSALIGLLAFCLLLAPAVRVVQLNPDVVEYVDVARRLLNGEGFRLGVKAYHFGGTDVLHHGLAERPPLFPWMVAAILGLGLDLRAVQMVNAALAGLSVGLVAALGRALFGRAVGIGAGLLAAISPVVLARLVLPMSEAVTIALLLGATLLVVRASEPARRGPYLAAGLLLGLGYLARPTTAALVAAMLPAVLLAARDRRAALAGVGWLVAGVLVFAVPISLYSLVTQDTLSYSGQSYLYAVHKDSDVLRNGYGRELPTPAAFISENLDFVLTAIQENVRDYALLLFWDREWLRPLWPAWVGVGLAAAFRAFPRRALIPAALALGSFLMYALTWANFQERYQLPSMLLLLPFAAYGLVTIGRVMLGRLPRARWLQHVPLALAVAVAGWWWLPTWREQYRDQFRYGDESIKPRVDDGLRWTGPPRWSEDAELARVNEWLRTNTAPTDPVTHGQPWPYTFFTGRPSTLLPTKLSAERLRQFVTDYRIAFVLLDQRDRDRRDYRTDLDAWAAEGVAVQTLGSFRIYDTRALWRT; encoded by the coding sequence GTGACGACCGCTGATCGTGCGACGCCTCAGGGCGTGCCGTCAGCAGCGGCCCCGGAGCCTGTCCGCACACGTCCGGCTGGCTGGGCGGCAACACTGTCGTGCGACTCGGCGCTGATCGGTCTGCTGGCGTTCTGCCTGCTGTTGGCCCCGGCTGTGCGCGTCGTACAGCTCAACCCTGACGTCGTCGAGTACGTGGATGTGGCGCGCCGCCTCTTGAACGGCGAGGGGTTTCGCCTGGGCGTCAAGGCGTACCACTTCGGCGGAACTGACGTCCTCCATCACGGGCTGGCCGAGCGCCCGCCCCTGTTCCCCTGGATGGTCGCGGCGATTCTCGGGCTGGGGCTGGATCTCCGGGCGGTCCAGATGGTCAACGCCGCGCTCGCTGGCCTGTCAGTCGGGCTGGTGGCGGCGCTGGGGCGGGCGCTGTTCGGGCGCGCGGTCGGCATCGGGGCGGGTCTGCTGGCGGCGATCAGCCCGGTGGTGCTGGCGCGGCTCGTCCTGCCGATGTCGGAGGCGGTGACTATCGCCCTGCTGCTCGGAGCCACCTTGCTGGTGGTGCGGGCGTCGGAGCCAGCCAGACGCGGCCCCTACCTCGCGGCCGGGCTGCTGCTGGGCCTCGGCTATCTCGCGCGCCCGACCACGGCGGCGCTCGTCGCGGCGATGCTGCCGGCCGTTCTGCTGGCGGCGCGCGACCGTCGTGCTGCCCTGGCGGGAGTCGGCTGGCTGGTCGCGGGCGTACTGGTCTTCGCCGTCCCGATCTCGCTCTACAGTCTGGTGACGCAGGACACCCTCTCGTACTCAGGGCAGTCGTATCTGTACGCCGTCCACAAGGACTCGGATGTTCTCCGCAACGGCTACGGGCGCGAGCTGCCAACGCCAGCAGCGTTCATCTCGGAGAACCTCGACTTCGTGCTGACGGCCATCCAGGAGAACGTGCGCGACTACGCGCTGCTGCTGTTCTGGGACCGCGAATGGCTGCGTCCGCTCTGGCCGGCCTGGGTCGGCGTGGGGCTGGCGGCAGCGTTCCGGGCCTTCCCGCGCCGCGCGCTGATCCCGGCTGCCCTGGCGCTGGGCAGCTTTCTGATGTACGCCCTGACCTGGGCCAACTTTCAGGAGCGCTATCAACTGCCGTCCATGCTGCTGTTGCTGCCGTTCGCGGCGTACGGGCTGGTGACCATCGGGCGGGTGATGCTCGGGCGTCTGCCCCGGGCCCGCTGGCTCCAGCATGTGCCGCTGGCGCTCGCGGTGGCCGTGGCCGGCTGGTGGTGGCTGCCGACCTGGCGCGAGCAGTACCGCGATCAGTTCCGCTACGGCGACGAGTCGATCAAGCCCCGCGTGGATGACGGTCTTCGCTGGACCGGGCCGCCCCGCTGGTCGGAAGACGCCGAGCTGGCTCGCGTCAACGAGTGGCTGCGGACCAACACCGCGCCGACCGACCCGGTGACGCACGGGCAGCCCTGGCCGTACACGTTCTTCACCGGCCGGCCCTCGACGCTGCTCCCAACCAAGCTCAGCGCCGAGCGACTGCGGCAGTTCGTGACCGACTACCGCATCGCCTTTGTCCTGCTCGACCAGCGGGACCGCGATCGCCGCGACTACCGCACCGACCTTGACGCCTGGGCCGCCGAAGGCGTGGCCGTACAGACGTTGGGCAGCTTCCGGATCTACGACACGCGCGCACTCTGGCGGACGTAG